ACAAACCATCATCGGCCCCATCCTGGTGATTCCCTACACGGAGCAGTATGAAGAGCGCGTGGAGGTGGCCAAGGGCGATGACAAGGAGGCGAAATCGGCGGTGCGCACGGAGTTGTTGCGCCGCACGGTGCAGCGCCGTCTGCTTGTCTACCCGAATAATTTACTGCTCAACGGTAACATCGACACGGACCGCCGCTACCGCGGCATCCACCAGGTGCTGGTCTACAGCGGCCAGCACGCGTTCAAGGGCGACTTCACGGTGCCGGCCGGCAGCCAGCTGCCGCGCAAGTCGCCGGATTCGCGCGTGACTCTGGGTGCGCCGTTCGTGGCCCTGTCCATCGAGGACGTGCGCGGTATCCGCAACATCCCGAAATCGACTGGGGCGGCCAGAAGATCGAGTTCGAGCAGGGTAGCGACCTGTTTGCCTTCCGCAGCGGCCTGCATGCGCCGCTGGGCGCCATGCCGCTGGCGGCGCCGCAGCAGGTGCATTTCAGCTTTGACCTGGGCCTCGATGGCATCGAACGCCAGCACTTCGTGCCGGTGGCGAAAAACAGTCAGATCAGCATCAAGTCGAACTGGCCCATCCGCAGTTTGGCGGCGCTTCCTGCCGTCGCCGAAATTCCGCCAGATCAACGCCGATGGCTTTCAGGTCGAGTGGAGCATCTCCTCGCTGGCCACCAATGCGCAAACGCAGCTGAGCACGATCGAGGGCGAGTTCAAGGTGCCCGACAGTGCGCCGCTGGGCCAGATCGACCGCTTCAGCGTGGGCTTCATCGAGCCGGTGAACGTGTATTCGCAATCGGACCGGGCCACCAAATATGGCTTGCTGTTCGTGGCACTGACCTTTGCCGCCTTCTTCATCTTTGAAATCCTGAAAAGCCTGCCGATCCACCGGTGCAGTACCTGCTGGTGGGCCTGTCGCTGGTGATCTTTTTCCTGCTGCTGGTGGGCCTGGCGGAACACATCGCCTTCCTGACCGCCTATCTGATCGCCAGCGCCGCCTGTATCGTGCTGACCAGCTTTTATCTGGTGCACGTGCTGCACAACGCCTGGCGCGGGATCGGCTTCGGCGTGGGGCTGACCATGCTGTATGGCGCCCTGTATGGCTTGCTGAGCTCGGAAAACAATGCGCTGGTGATGGGCAGCATCCTGCTGTTTGCCGTGCTGGCCGCCATCATGGTGGCGACGCGCAAGGTGGACTGGTATCAGATTGGCAAAGGAGCGCCCAAGAGTAAGACTTACCTTGGCGCCATGCGCCACCTTGCAGCCAGCCCGGACAGTGATATGCCGGGCTGGCTTTTGCATTTTGCGCGGGGAAAGAACTGCAGCATTAATTGGTAGTTGGTTGGTATTGTTTACGGTATGCTATTGGCATTGCTTTTTAGGTAATGGCGGGCCCGTGGCGTCTGCCCGGGCGGTGCGAGGATGGCGTGGCGTCCTGGTTGTTTGTCCATCCGATAAAACGGAGATGCAATATGATCAAGAAGACGATGGTTTTTCTGTTTGCGTTGGGCCTGAGCGCCTCGTACGCGTTTGCCGCTGGCGACGTCACGCAGTGCTATAGCGAGTGCGGGCAAAAAGTGGCGAATTGCCGGGCGCACTCGGCGGCAGCCCGATCTGCGAGGACCTGTACGAACATTGCCTGATCAACTGCCAGCAATAAGCTTTTCCGGGCGCCACGCCCAGGATGAGTGGAGCAGGGCGCGCATGCCATGGCGAGCCCTGTGTGTTTGTGCCATCGCCCGCAAGGGCGCATGCCGCCGTGCTTTGCGCCTGTTAAATTGCCTTGTGGCAGCGTTTTTCAGGGGCGCCGACAACTCCCGCAGGGCGTCGCGCAACACTTTGACATACCTCGTGTTAACTTGTTGCGTCAAGGTTTTTGTGCTATATACTAGCGGCTTCGGTATGGATTCGTCTTTTTTGAGTCCTACGTTACTTTGTAGTTAAACAAGCCCCGCCAATCGCAGGTGGGAATGGAGAAAAAATGAGCCTAGGCCTTCTCGGTCGCAAGGTTGGTATGATGCGCATTTTCACGGATGAAGGGGATTCGATCCCGGTCACCGTGTTGGACGTATCGAACAACCGTGTTGCGCAAATCAAAACCCCTGAAACAGATGGCTACTCCGCTGTTCAGGTCGCATTCGGTCAACGTCGCGCTTCCCGCGTGACCAAAGCTGTTGCTGGTCATCACGCTAAAGCTGGCGTTGAAGCCGGTACTCTGTTGAAAGAGTTCCGTGTCGACGCTGCCAAAGCCGCTGAACTGAAAGCTGGCGATGTTGTCGCTGCTTCCCTGTTCGAAGTCGGTCAAAAGATCGACGTGCAAGGCGTTACCATCGGTAAAGGCTATGCAGGCGTTATCAAACGTTACCACTTCGCTTCTGGCCGTGCAACGCACGTAACTCGCGTTCGCACAACGTCCAGGTTCCATCGGTATGGCACAAGATCCAGGTCGCGTTTTCCCTGGTAAGCGCATGACCGGTCATCTGGGTGACGTTAACCGTACATCCAGAACCTCGTGATCGCCGTATCGATGCCGACCGTCAGCTGCTGCTGGTCAAAGGCGCATTCCAGGTGCGAAAAATGCCAGGTAGTTGTCTCGCCAGCCATCAAAACCAAAGCCAAGAAGGGAGCTTAAACGATGGAACTCAAGCTTCTGAATGCGCAAGGTCAAGCCGCCTCGAACGTTGCTGCAGCCGATACGATTTTCGGCCGTGACTACAATGAAGCGCTGATCCACCAAGTCGTCATCGCTTATCAAGCGAATGCACGTAGTGGTAACGCAAGCAAAAAGACCGTGAAGAAGTTCACCACACGACGAAAAAGCCATGGCGCAAAAAGGTACCGGCCGCGCTCGTGCTGGTATGTCGTCGTCGCCACTGTGGCGCGGCGGTGGTCGGATTTCCCGAACTCGCCTGACGAAAACTTCACCCACAAAGTGAACAAAAAGATGTATCGCGCAGGTATCTGCTCGATCCTGTCGCAGTGGCTCGCGAAGAGCGCCTGATCGTCATCGACGATCTGACGATCGACGCGCCAAAAACCAAGCTGCTGTCGCAAAAATTGAACGGCCTGGGCTTTGATTCGGTTCTGATCATCACCGACGTTCTGAACGAAACCTGGAACTGGCATCGCGCAACCTGCCTAACTACTCGTCGTTGAGCCAGTCACCAACCCGATGTCCTGGTGTTCTACAAGAAGATCCTGGTCACCAAAGCTGCATTGGCCAAGATTGAGGAGATGCTGGCATGAGCGCGATTTTGAAACATAGCGAAGAACGCTTGATGAAGGTGCTGTTGGCGCCCGTGATTTCCGAAAAGGCCACCATGTCGCGAAAAGAACGAGCAAATTGTATTCCGCGTACTGCCGGATGCAACCAAGCCTGAAATCAAGGCAGCGGTCGAACTGCTGTTCAAGGTTGAAGTTCTGTCGTGCAAACTGCAAACCGCGAAGGTAAGCAAAAGCGCACCGCAAGTTCAACGGTCGTCGTAACCATACCAGCGTGCTTTCGTGTGCCTGAAGCCTGGCCAGAAATCAACTTCTCCGAGGAGGCTGCATAATGGACTCGTTAAGATGAAACCAACCTCGCCAGGCGTCGCGGCATGGTGAAGGTGGTGAATGCCGACCTGTACAAAGTCGTCCGTTTGCTGCCCTGGTTGAAAAGAAATCCAAGACCGCTGGTCGTAACAACAACGGTCACATCACCACCCGTCATATCGGTGGTGTCATAAGCAACACTACCGCTTGATCGACTTCAAGCGCACCAAAGATGGTATTCCAGCGAAAGTGGAACGTATCGAATACGATCCAAACCGCACCGCGAATATCGCTCTGTTGTGCTACGCGACGGCGAACGTCACTACATCATCGCAACCAAAGGCATGGCCGTTGGCGACAGCGTGATGAACGGTTCGGAGCACCGATCAAATCGGGTAACTGCTTGCCAATCCGTAACATCCCAGTCGGTACCGTGATGCATTGCGTTGAAATGCTGCCAGGTAAAGGTGCCCAAATGGCACGTACCGCGGCGCTGGCGTTGTGCTGATGGCACGTGAAGGTACCTACGCTCAAGTGCGTCTGCGCTCGGGTGAAGTACGTCGCGTGCACATCGGAGGCCGTGCAACGGTTGGTGAAGTCGCAATGCCGAGCATAGCCTGCGTAAAATCGGTAAAGCTGGTGCGATGCGCTGGCGCGGTGTTCGTCCTACCGTTCGCGTGTGGTCATGAACCCGGTCGATCACCCGCACGGTGGTGGTGAAGGTAAAACAGCAGCTGGTCGTCATCCAGTTTCGCCATGGGGCCAACAGACCAAGGTAAGAAGACACGCAGCAACCAAGCGTACTACTTCCATGATCGTCTCGCGCCGCGGCAAGAAAATAAGGGGTAGCACATGACACGTTATTGAAAAAAGGGCCGTTCTGTGACGCCACCTGGTGAAAAAAGTTGAAGCCGCACAAGCAGCCAAAGACAAAAAGCCAATCAAAACCTGGTCGCGTCGTTCGACAATCATGCCTGACTTCATCGGCCTGACGATCGCGGTGCATAACGGCAAGCTGCACGTGCCGGTTTATGTTTCCGAAAACATGGTTGGTCACAAGCTCGGCGAATTCGCACTGACCCGTACGTTCAAGGGCCATGCAGCTGACAAAAAGGCTAAGAAATAATGGAAACTAAAGCTATCCTCAAAGGTGTGCGCCTGTCGGACCAAAAGGGCCGCCTGGTTGCTGACCTGATCCGTGGCAAGAAAGTTGACGCTGCACTCAACATCTTGCAATTCAGCCCGAAAAAAGGTGCTGCGATCATCAAACGCGTTCTGGAATCCGCTATTGCGAATGCCGAGCACAATGATGGCGCGGACATCGACGAATTGTTCGTGAAAACGATCTACGTCGAAAAGGCCCGGTCCTGAAGCGCTTCACCGCGCGTGCAAAAGGCCGTGGCGACCGTATTTCGAAACAATCCTGTCACGTTTACGTGACTGTCGGTAACTAAGGAGCCACGATGGGTCAGAAAATTCATCCAACCGGTTTCCGTCTGGCGGTCACCCGTAACTGGGCTTCGCGCTGGTATGCAGGCAACGGTAATTTCGCTGCCATGCTGAACGAAGACTTGAAAGCACGTGCTTACCTGAAAAAGAAACTGAAGAACGCTTCCGTTGGCCGCATCGTTATCGAGCGCCCAGCCAAGAACGCGCGCTTCACGATCTACAGCTCGCGTCCAGGCGTGGTCATTGGTAAAAAAGGCGAAGACATCGAAGTACTGAAGTCCGCGCTGACCAAGATCATGGGCGTGCCTGTTCACGTGAACATCGAAGAAATTCGCAAGCCAGAAATCGACTCGCAACTGATCGCCGATTCGATCGCTCAGCAGCTGGAAAAACGGATCATGTTCCGCCGCGCCATGAAGCGTGCAATGCAAAATGCAATGCGCCTGGGTGCTCTCGGTATCAAGATCATGTCGTCCGGCCGTCTGAACGGTATCGAAATCGCGCGTAAAGAGTGGTACCGCGAAGGCCGCGTGCCTCTGCATACCCTGCGCGCCGATATCGACTACGGTACCAGCGAAGCGTCGACCACCTACGGCATCATCGGTGTCAAGGTGTGGGTATACAAAGGTGACCGCGCGCCTAACGGCGATGCACCAGTCATCGATACCCCAGCTGACGAGAAGAAAAGCCGCGGCCCACGCCGTGACGATGGCAAGCCAGCTGGCCGTCCACGTCCAGCCGGTGCCGGTGCGAAACCATCCACAGCACCAGGTGCACGTGTGCGTACCGCCGCTAAACCGGCCGCCGCAGCAGCACCAGCTGAGAAAGCAGGAGAATAATCATGCTGCAACCAGCACGCAGAAGTATCGTAAAGAGCAGAAAGGCCGTAACACCGGTATTTCGCACAGCCGCGGCACCGCCGTGTCGTTTGGCGAATTCGGTCTGAAGGCAGTTGCGCGCGGTCGTATCACTGCGCGTCAAATTGAAGCGGCGCGTCGTGCAATGACGCGTCACATCAAGCGCGGTGGCCGTATCTGGATCCGTATTTTCCGGATAAACCGATTTCGAACAAACCGGCTGAAGTCCGTATGGGTAACGGTAAAGGTAATCCTGAGTACTACGTCGCTGAAATTCAGCCAGGCAAAGTACTGTACGAAATGGATGGCGTTGATGAAGCGCTGGCACGGGAAGCATTCCGTCTTGCCGCCGCTAAACTGCCACTGGCGACGACGTTTGTCATCCGCCAAGTCGGCCAATAATTGGAGTTGTATATGAAAGCATCTGAACTCCGCGGCAAGGACCAGCCAGCTCTGCAAAAAGAGCTGAATGACCTGTTGAAGGCACAGTTCGGCCTGCGCATGCAAATCGCTACGCAGCAGCTGAGCAACACTTCGCAGCTCAAGAAGGTACGCCGCGATATCGCGCGTGTGAAGACGGTAATGAA
This window of the Janthinobacterium agaricidamnosum genome carries:
- the rplD gene encoding 50S ribosomal protein L4, which translates into the protein MELKLLNAQGQAASNVAAADTIFGRDYNEALIHQVVIAYQANARSGNASKKTVKKFTTRRKSHGAKRYRPRSCWYVVVATVARRWSDFPNSPDENFTHKVNKKMYRAGICSILSQWLAKSA
- the rplD gene encoding 50S ribosomal protein L4, which gives rise to MAREERLIVIDDLTIDAPKTKLLSQKLNGLGFDSVLIITDVLNETWNWHRATCLTTRR
- the rpsC gene encoding 30S ribosomal protein S3 → MGQKIHPTGFRLAVTRNWASRWYAGNGNFAAMLNEDLKARAYLKKKLKNASVGRIVIERPAKNARFTIYSSRPGVVIGKKGEDIEVLKSALTKIMGVPVHVNIEEIRKPEIDSQLIADSIAQQLEKRIMFRRAMKRAMQNAMRLGALGIKIMSSGRLNGIEIARKEWYREGRVPLHTLRADIDYGTSEASTTYGIIGVKVWVYKGDRAPNGDAPVIDTPADEKKSRGPRRDDGKPAGRPRPAGAGAKPSTAPGARVRTAAKPAAAAAPAEKAGE
- the rpmC gene encoding 50S ribosomal protein L29; translated protein: MKASELRGKDQPALQKELNDLLKAQFGLRMQIATQQLSNTSQLKKVRRDIARVKTVMNLKEAK